The Podospora pseudocomata strain CBS 415.72m chromosome 1 map unlocalized CBS415.72m_1, whole genome shotgun sequence genome has a segment encoding these proteins:
- the ATP10 gene encoding Mitochondrial ATPase complex subunit atp10 (COG:O; BUSCO:EOG09263UN3; EggNog:ENOG503NY67), whose amino-acid sequence MLAARTGLRTGARASTCLVCQWRTFSTTGYQRLPTDHTPGAAAPDGKPKPRQTFAPAPVAATEPAPDSPLAHAPRSYGKKVKDFTPTPLSRPVGMNTPPAAGQNTGIDHRTFKQRRDDFVDYERHLAKREYLKNKVSRPYFRDWVNLSFHKGKTFLAPPRLFKADLSLYFPNLFGRTLASRQKADTTPLLAGHASVVTVFSGMWAENQIKTFVSPEQNPALHRVLKESGGRAQLVQINVEEDWMKMMLIKLFSWSLRNKVGKENWHRYFLVRKGITDEIRESVGLLNSKVGYTYLVDHRCRIRWAGSGSAEGDEREGLVKGVRRLLEEIKAEGVTGGVAEGHVLKPLAAGKPTTGDKK is encoded by the exons ATGTTAGCCGCTAGGACAGGACTCCGAACAGGCGCAAGGGCATCAACCTGCCTTGTTTGTCAATGGCGCACCTTTAGCACCACTGGCTACCAGCGGCTTCCCACAGACCACACACCCGGCGCCGCCGCTCCGGATGGGAAACCGAAACCGAGACAGACCTTCGCCCCGGCCCCGGTAGCCGCCACGGAGCCGGCTCCGGACAGCCCCTTAGCCCACGCCCCTCGGTCCTACGGCAAGAAAGTAAAAGACTTCACACCCACCCCTCTGTCAAGACCAGTTGGCATGAACACGCCCCCCGCCGCGGGACAAAACACCGGCATCGACCACCGAACCTTCAAACAGCGCCGTGATGACTTCGTAGACTACGAAAGACATCTCGCCAAGCGGGAGTACCT CAAAAACAAAGTCTCCCGCCCCTACTTCCGCGACTGggtcaacctctccttccacaAAGGCAAAACCTTCCTCGCGCCCCCCCGCCTCTTCAAAGCCGACCTCTCCCTCTActtccccaacctcttcGGCCGCACCCTGGCCTCCCGCCAAAAAGcagacaccacccccctcctcgccggccACGCCTCCGTCGTCACCGTCTTCAGCGGCATGTGGGCCGAGAACCAGATCAAGACCTTTGTCTCCCCCGAGCAAAACCCTGCCCTGCACCGGGTCCTCAAAGAGAGCGGCGGCAGGGCGCAGCTGGTGCAGATCAATGTCGAGGAGGactggatgaagatgatgttgatcaAGCTGTTTTCCTGGTCGTTGAGGAACAAGGTGGGCAAGGAGAATTGGCACAGGTATTTCCTTGTGAGGAAGGGGATCACGGATGAGATCAGGGAGAGCGTGGGGCTGTTGAACAGCAAGGTTGGGTATACTTATCTGGTGGATCATCGGTGCAGGATACGATGGGCGGGGAGTGGTAGTGcggagggggatgagagggaggggttggtgaagggggtgaggaggttgctggaggagatcaaggctgaGGGTGTGACTGGGGGTGTGGCTGAGGGGCATGTTCTGAAGCCTCTGGCTGCTGGGAAGCCTACTACTGGAGACAAGAAATAG
- a CDS encoding uncharacterized protein (EggNog:ENOG503NWU1; COG:I), which yields MFLNQSSRVVRQQWRFSSRRLSSLSQQHRARGPTLRTPLSPPFAPPARLFHASRSFYAVKPVLLADIGEGIVECEIIQWFVEPGARVEEFSPLCEVQSDKASVEITSRFAGVVKKLHYEAGEMAKVGKPFVDIDIQGDAKEADLQALAPAEPVTPTEPTTKIENQVAAQLPKQPPPAPPSEHKPAPWSNGVYEHTSPKPQPGEKVILATPAVRYLAKELNVDLLQVQGTGKEGRILKEDVYKFDEQKNAPPAPAPSPFTPSSSITPTSQQQQETPMLLTRTQEMMFKTMTRSLSIPHFLYADEVDFTSLVELRSRLNKVLAKQPLFLDSATHPVAKLSYLPFIIKAVSMALYKYPILNSRVDIDPATSKPSLVLRSQHNIGIAMDTPHGLLVPVIKNVGSLNILQIAAELTRLQSLATEGKLSVGDMSGGTITVSNIGNIGGTYLSPVVVEKEVAILGIGRMRTVPAFGENDRVVKKEICNFSWSADHRVVDGATMARAAEVVRGIVEGPDVMVMHLR from the exons ATGTTTTTGAACCAGAGCTCCCGCGTGGTGCGCCAGCAATGGCGGTTCTCCAGCCGGCGACTATCGTCTCTaagtcaacaacaccgcGCGCGAGGACCAACCCTCAGGACTCCGCTATCCCCACCGTTTGCGCCTCCCGCAAGGCTCTTCCATGCAAGCAGGAGTTTCTACGCTGTGAAGCCTGTGTTGCTCGCTGATATTGGAGAGG GCATTGTCGAGTGCGAAATCATCCAATGGTTCGTCGAACCCGGGGCGCGCGTCGAGGAGTTCTCTCCACTATGCGAGGTTCAAAGTGATAAGGCTTCGGTGGAAATCACCAGCCGCTTCGCCGGTGTGGTTAAGAAGTTGCACTATGAAGCGGGCGAGATGGCCAAGGTGGGCAAGCCGTTTGTCGATATCGACATTCAAGGTGATGCCAAAGAGGCAGACTTGCAGGCTCTCGCACCTGCTGAGCCTGTGACCCCAACAGAGCCAACTACAAAGATCGAGAACCAGGTGGCGGCTCAGTTACCAAAgcaacctccaccagcaccaccatcagagCATAAGCCTGCACCGTGGAGCAATGGGGTCTACGAGCATACCTCGCCTAAGCCTCAACCAGGCGAGAAGGTGATTCTGGCAACTCCAGCAGTCAGATACCTTGCCAAAGAACTCAACGTCGACCTTCTCCAAGTCCAAGGCACGGGCAAAGAAGGCCGCATCCTAAAAGAAGACGTCTACAAGTTCGACGAGCAAAAGAACGCACCCCCAGCTCCCGCCCCAAGCCCCTttactccctcctcctccatcacacCCAccagtcaacaacaacaagaaacccCCATGCTCCTCACCCGAACCCAAGAAATGATGTTCAAAACCATGAcccgctccctctccatcccccacTTCCTCTACGCCGACGAGGTCGACTTCACCTCTCTGGTCGAGCTCCGCTCCCGCCTCAACAAAGTCCTCGCCAAACAACCCCTGTTTCTAGACTCAGCCACCCACCCGGTAGCAAAACTATCCtacctccccttcatcatcaaggcAGTCTCCATGGCCCTATACAAATaccccatcctcaactcCCGCGTCGACATCGACCCTGCCACATCCAAACCCTCCCTCGTGCTCCGGAGTCAGCACAATATCGGGATTGCAATGGACACCCCCCACGGGCTACTCGTCCCCGTCATCAAAAACGTCGGATCActcaacatcctccagaTCGCAGCGGAACTCACGAGACTTCAAAGTCTGGCTACGGAGGGGAAGCTGAGCGTGGGGGATATGTCCGGGGGAACGATCACGGTGAGCAACATCGGGAACATTGGGGGCACGTACCTCAgtccggtggtggtggagaaggaggtggcaATTCTGGGGAttgggaggatgaggaccgTGCCTGCTTTTGGGGAGAATGATCGggtggtcaagaaggagatttGCAACTTTAGCTGGAGCGCGGATCATAGGGTTGTGGACGGggcgacgatggcgagggcggccgaggtggtgagggggattGTGGAGGGGCCGGATGTGATGGTTATGCATTTGAGGTAG
- a CDS encoding uncharacterized protein (COG:F; EggNog:ENOG503P32X): protein MLSYDSAISLKGQTPGSPAISNGHQNISPSPSTMRLPTSSLSNGVRTNGNVSSSLSKNEQRHIWLVTGPAGCGKSTVAKYLATVLHMPYIEGDEFHPQANIDKMSAGIPLTDADRWDWLTALREASLKELERGHRGVVLTCSALKRKYRDVIRVAPYFSPNLHLHFIYLDASEELLLQRVMARKNHYMGANMVHSQFEVLERPTTDEVDVISIDVSRPAEAVMAEALDRVLDTMETVAAEAQRK, encoded by the exons ATGCTTTCGTACGACTCAGCCATCTCCTTGAAGGGACAAACCCCGGGGTCACCAGCTATTTCCAACGGCCACCAAAAcatctccccatcaccaagcacCATGAGActcccaacatcatcttTATCGAATGGTGTGCGTACCAACGGCAATGTCTCTTCGTCACTATCCAAAAATGAGCAGCGCCACATCTGGCTCGTTACTGGCCCCGCCGGCTGTGGAAAGAGCACTGTTGCCAAGTACCTGGCCACTGTTCTTCATATGCCATATatcgagggtgatgag TTCCACCCACaagccaacatcgacaagATGAGCGCTGGCATTCCCTTGACGGATGCTGATCGGTGGGACTGGTTGACGGCTCTCCGGGAGGCTTCTctcaaggagctggaacGTGGACACAGAGGCGTGGTGTTGACTTGCTCTGCTTTGAAGCGCAAGTACCGCGATGTCATCCGTGTCGCCCCCTATTTCTCGcccaacctccatctccactTCATCTATCTGGATGCGTCCGAGGAGCTCCTCTTGCAAAGGGTGATGGCTCGCAAGAACCATTACATGGGAGCCAACATGGTCCACAGTCAATTCGAAGTCTTGGAAAGGCCAACCACGGATGAGGTCGATGTTATTAGCATTGACGTCAGTCGCCCAGCCGAAGCTGTCATGGCTGAGGCTCTAGACCGAGTCCTGGACACGATGGAGACCGTCGCGGCGGAAGCCCAGAGAAAGTGA